Proteins co-encoded in one Dreissena polymorpha isolate Duluth1 chromosome 12, UMN_Dpol_1.0, whole genome shotgun sequence genomic window:
- the LOC127852579 gene encoding pre-mRNA-splicing factor CWC22 homolog produces MPLVEHHSDEPSKEAIVLQNDDAGNVGSMKDELNASVTDKLNIETDTDSLSQGVRSDSEDDSTGSESDEEHSQDEEQDASNSGTLDKEKGTKQKQVKKRHSGKGGSKARKKQKQKRKAAKLRQGNNQTSAFDDDHKKANKPVIGSRDGKEEIPEEKHVEKPVFGMDLRSSSKVEIHSDTTKGNVSEVPSFFNVKNTNQSSTTTESSQVQPVGNQNEDEKVAKNEHNKKKQNTSQNNKPTNVPNVPSNLKDEDSIKVVFHVLISRKLLENESNKVVLRFDSHNLGGWDCCNHIATLKRKLDKAVEYIYEIVMPRYLLTSVTFYKYCVIKSPSPRL; encoded by the exons ATGCCACTTGTCGAACATCATTCAGATGAGCCCAGTAAAGAGGCGATTGTCTTACAAAATGATGATGCTGGGAACGTTGGTTCCATGAAGGATGAGTTGAATGCAAGCGTCACAGATAAACTCAACATTGAAACAGATACTGACAGTCTTTCACAAGGTGTTCGTAGTGATAGCGAGGATGATTCTACTGGCTCAGAATCCGACGAAGAACACTCACAAGATGAAGAGCAAGATGCCAGCAATTCTGGGACTTTGGACAAAGAAAAAggcacaaaacaaaaacaagtaaagAAACGACATTCTGGGAAAGGTGGTTCCAAAGCTAggaagaaacaaaaacaaaaaaggaaagcTGCTAAGCTTAGACAAGGAAATAATCAAACTAGCGCATTTGATGATGATCATAAAAAGGCAAACAAACCAGTCATTGGATCAAGAGATGGTAAAGAGGAAATTCCTGAAGAGAAACATGTTGAAAAACCAGTTTTTGGAATGGATCTCCGTTCGAGCAGCAAGGTTGAAATTCACAGTGACACAACAAAAGGGAATGTTAGCGAAGTTCCTTCTTTTTTCAATGTTAAGAATACAAATCAATCAAGTACAACTACAGAATCTAGTCAGGTTCAACCTGTTGGCAATCAGAATGAAGATGAGAAGGTTGCAAAAAATGAACACAATAAAAAG AAACAGAACACTTCTCAAAACAACAAGCCGACTAATGTGCCCAATGTACCTAG CAATCTGAAGGATGAAGACTCCATTAAGGTTGTTTTTCACGTTCTTATATCTCGGAAGCTTCTAGAAAATGAATCAAATAAAGTTGTCCTGAGGTTCGATTCTCATAACTTAGGAGGTTGGGATTGCTGCAATCACATTGCCACCTTGAAGAG aaaattaGACAAGGCTGTGGAGTACATCTATGAAATTGTGATGCCACGATATTTATTAACATCGGTGACGTTTTACAAATATTGCGTCATCAAAAGTCCTAGtccccgtctgtag